The following are encoded together in the Cetobacterium somerae ATCC BAA-474 genome:
- the rfbA gene encoding glucose-1-phosphate thymidylyltransferase RfbA — protein sequence MKGIILAGGSGTRLYPVTKAISKQITPIYDKPLIYYPLSVLMLAGIKDILVISTPRDIGTFEELLGNGSDLGLKIEYAIQECPNGLAEAFIIGENFIGNDACALVLGDNMFYGHGLTGIVREAAKRETGATIFGYYVNDPKSFGVVEFDENGKAISLEEKPVIPKSKFAIPGLYFYDNTVVQKAKTVKPSHRGELEITTLNEMYLNEGTLNVLSLGRGMAWLDTGTHDGLLEASNFVKTIQSRQGVMVACLEEIAYKNGWISKEKVEELAKPLLKSHYGEYLMNLIKE from the coding sequence ATGAAAGGAATCATATTAGCAGGAGGGTCTGGAACAAGATTGTATCCAGTAACAAAAGCAATCAGTAAGCAAATAACACCAATTTATGATAAGCCACTTATCTATTATCCACTGTCAGTACTTATGTTAGCAGGGATAAAAGATATCTTAGTAATATCAACCCCTAGAGATATTGGAACTTTTGAAGAGTTATTAGGTAATGGAAGTGACCTAGGTCTTAAAATAGAGTATGCTATTCAAGAATGTCCAAATGGTCTTGCAGAAGCATTTATTATAGGAGAAAACTTTATAGGGAACGATGCATGTGCATTAGTTCTTGGGGACAATATGTTCTATGGTCATGGACTTACAGGAATAGTTCGTGAAGCTGCTAAAAGAGAAACTGGAGCAACAATATTCGGTTATTATGTAAATGATCCTAAATCTTTTGGAGTAGTAGAGTTTGATGAGAATGGTAAAGCTATATCTCTGGAGGAGAAGCCGGTAATACCAAAATCTAAATTTGCGATTCCAGGACTATATTTCTATGACAACACTGTAGTGCAAAAAGCTAAAACTGTTAAGCCATCTCACAGAGGAGAGTTAGAGATAACAACACTAAATGAGATGTATCTAAATGAAGGTACATTAAATGTATTAAGCTTAGGTAGAGGAATGGCATGGCTTGATACAGGAACTCATGATGGACTTTTAGAAGCATCGAACTTTGTAAAAACAATTCAAAGTAGACAAGGTGTAATGGTAGCTTGTTTAGAAGAGATTGCCTATAAAAATGGATGGATATCTAAAGAGAAGGTAGAAGAGTTAGCAAAACCATTATTAAAATCGCATTATGGTGAGTACCTAATGAACTTAATAAAGGAGTAG
- a CDS encoding GDP-mannose 4,6-dehydratase, with protein sequence MKTYLVTGGAGFIGANFVKYMLEKHGDIKLVVLDKLTYAGNLGTIREELKNSRVSFVKGDICNRELVENIFMQHDIDYVVNFAAESHVDRSIENPGIFLETNILGTQNLMEVAKTFWTVGKDNNGYPIYKEGKKF encoded by the coding sequence ATGAAAACTTATTTAGTAACAGGTGGAGCAGGATTTATTGGTGCTAACTTTGTTAAATATATGCTAGAAAAGCATGGGGATATAAAGTTAGTTGTGCTAGATAAACTAACTTATGCTGGAAATCTTGGAACAATAAGAGAGGAATTAAAAAATTCTAGAGTTTCTTTTGTTAAAGGAGATATCTGTAATAGAGAACTAGTTGAAAATATATTTATGCAACATGATATCGATTATGTTGTAAACTTTGCAGCAGAGAGTCATGTAGATAGAAGTATTGAAAATCCAGGGATATTTTTAGAAACAAATATACTTGGAACACAGAATCTAATGGAAGTTGCTAAAACTTTCTGGACTGTTGGAAAAGATAATAATGGGTATCCAATCTATAAAGAGGGAAAAAAATTCCA
- the rfbC gene encoding dTDP-4-dehydrorhamnose 3,5-epimerase: MSKFKRVETGIKDLIVIEPTVFGDKRGFFMESYSKKDFSEIGMDVEFVQDNHSKSKKGVLRGLHFQTQHVQGKLVRVTAGAVLDVAVDLRKDSPTFGKHYLVELSADNKKMFYIPAGFAHGFLTLEDNTEFQYKCTDYYAPEFDSGVLWNDTDIGIDWNFEKHGLSADEILLSDKDKKQQTLKEFVESGVVIG; the protein is encoded by the coding sequence ATGAGTAAATTTAAAAGAGTTGAAACAGGAATAAAAGATTTAATAGTAATAGAGCCAACAGTATTTGGAGATAAAAGAGGATTTTTTATGGAGAGTTACTCTAAAAAAGATTTTTCTGAAATAGGAATGGATGTAGAATTTGTTCAAGACAATCACTCTAAATCTAAAAAAGGTGTATTGAGAGGGTTACACTTTCAAACGCAACATGTTCAAGGAAAACTGGTTAGAGTTACAGCTGGAGCAGTTTTAGATGTAGCAGTAGATCTTAGAAAAGATAGCCCTACTTTTGGAAAACACTATTTAGTAGAATTAAGTGCTGATAATAAAAAGATGTTTTATATTCCAGCAGGATTTGCTCATGGATTTTTAACATTAGAGGATAACACTGAGTTTCAATACAAGTGTACAGATTATTATGCACCAGAGTTCGATTCAGGAGTATTATGGAATGACACTGATATAGGAATAGATTGGAATTTTGAAAAGCATGGATTATCAGCAGATGAAATACTACTTTCTGATAAAGATAAAAAACAACAAACATTAAAAGAGTTTGTAGAGAGTGGTGTGGTAATAGGATGA
- the rfbD gene encoding dTDP-4-dehydrorhamnose reductase, giving the protein MILITGANGQLGYDFQRIFKERNLDFIATDYKELDITNIDAVRKFVKDKNINLIINCAAYNNVDNAEEEAEMCYKLNAYAPRDLALVAKEVGADYITYSTDFVFDGSKKTAYTEEDIPAPLSVYSEAKAEGEKLVLEAYDKSFVVRTSWVFGIANNNFNRQVINWSKSRDILGIVDDQVSVPTYSYDLALCSLKLLETKKYGLYHLSNSGVASKYDQAKYVLDSIGWKGILNRAKSSDFVLPAKRAEYSKLDSSKLEEAIGEKIPTWESGIDRFLNEMREKGEL; this is encoded by the coding sequence ATGATACTAATTACTGGAGCTAATGGACAATTAGGATATGATTTTCAAAGAATATTTAAAGAAAGAAACCTAGATTTTATAGCAACTGATTATAAAGAGTTAGATATTACAAATATAGATGCAGTAAGAAAGTTTGTAAAAGATAAAAATATAAATCTTATTATAAACTGTGCGGCTTACAATAATGTTGATAACGCAGAAGAAGAGGCAGAGATGTGTTATAAACTAAACGCTTATGCACCAAGAGATTTAGCGTTAGTAGCTAAAGAGGTAGGGGCAGATTATATAACATATTCTACAGACTTTGTTTTTGATGGAAGTAAAAAAACTGCTTATACAGAAGAGGATATTCCTGCACCACTTTCTGTGTATTCAGAAGCTAAGGCTGAAGGAGAAAAATTAGTATTAGAGGCTTATGATAAAAGTTTTGTAGTAAGAACATCATGGGTATTTGGAATAGCTAATAATAACTTTAACAGACAAGTTATAAACTGGAGCAAATCTAGAGATATACTAGGAATAGTTGATGATCAAGTATCAGTTCCTACATACTCATATGATTTAGCATTGTGCTCTTTAAAATTACTAGAAACTAAAAAATATGGGCTATATCACCTAAGTAATAGTGGAGTAGCTTCAAAATATGATCAAGCAAAGTATGTTTTAGATTCTATTGGATGGAAAGGAATTCTGAATAGGGCTAAAAGTAGTGACTTCGTTCTTCCAGCTAAAAGAGCTGAGTACTCAAAACTTGATAGTAGCAAATTAGAAGAAGCTATAGGAGAGAAAATTCCAACTTGGGAAAGTGGGATAGATAGATTTCTAAACGAGATGAGAGAGAAGGGGGAACTGTAA